In a single window of the Verrucomicrobiota bacterium genome:
- a CDS encoding SDR family oxidoreductase: protein MQQIGPRLEGVVNCCGSILLKPAHLTTSAEWSQTLSANLSTAFHVVRAAATRMMRSGGGSIVLMSSAVAQRGMINHEAIAAAKAGVVGLAQSAAATYARYNIRVNCVAPGLTRTPLTESLTRNEASLKASAALHPLGRIGEPHEVASAVAWLLDPEQSWLTGQVIAVDGGLSSVQPRLAAAA, encoded by the coding sequence ATGCAACAAATTGGGCCGCGCCTCGAGGGCGTTGTGAACTGCTGCGGCTCCATTCTCCTCAAGCCTGCTCACCTGACGACGAGCGCAGAATGGTCCCAGACCCTCAGCGCCAATCTCAGCACCGCGTTCCACGTGGTCCGCGCCGCCGCCACCCGCATGATGCGTTCGGGCGGTGGGAGCATCGTCTTGATGTCTTCCGCCGTCGCCCAGCGCGGGATGATCAATCACGAAGCGATCGCCGCTGCGAAAGCTGGCGTCGTCGGCCTTGCTCAATCGGCCGCCGCCACTTACGCCCGCTACAACATTCGCGTTAACTGCGTGGCCCCCGGCCTTACGCGCACTCCGCTCACCGAGTCACTGACGCGGAACGAAGCTTCGCTCAAAGCCAGCGCCGCGCTCCATCCGCTCGGTCGCATCGGCGAGCCGCACGAAGTCGCCAGTGCCGTCGCCTGGCTGCTCGACCCCGAACAGAGCTGGCTCACCGGCCAAGTCATCGCCGTGGATGGCGGTCTTTCCTCCGTGCAACCGCGCCTCGCGGCTGCCGCCTGA
- a CDS encoding SDR family NAD(P)-dependent oxidoreductase, translating into MTESRTAHTALIFGATGGVGSSLARRLAASGWQVSLSARGRERLVALGEELTAHTEAADATDAEAVENVFSASCNKLGRASRAL; encoded by the coding sequence ATGACTGAGTCACGCACAGCTCACACTGCGTTGATCTTCGGCGCGACCGGCGGTGTCGGCTCCTCCCTGGCACGTCGTTTGGCCGCCTCGGGGTGGCAGGTGTCTCTCAGCGCCCGAGGTCGGGAACGCCTCGTCGCTCTGGGCGAAGAACTCACCGCCCACACCGAGGCCGCCGACGCCACCGACGCGGAAGCCGTCGAGAATGTCTTCTCCGCCTCATGCAACAAATTGGGCCGCGCCTCGAGGGCGTTGTGA